The sequence below is a genomic window from Desulfobacterales bacterium.
ACTATGCCAAACCATCTCCCTCTTTGGGTTGGCGTTTTACCGACGCATGGTTGTCTCTGGCAGGAGCTGGCGATAAAGGGCTTCCTAACGGTATGCCCGTGGATGAATGGGGTATTCGCGTTGAGAACAAAATTCCAGTTGGTTCAACAGTAGAACGAGGCGGAGATTTGGATGGGCCGGCTGCAGTATATGCTCTGACCAAATATCTTGAATGGCTCAAATTTGCTCCGCCAGAGGCAAAAGAGCTAGAATGGAGTGATTCTGGGACAGTTCCGGCTCGGGGCGATATTGCCCAAATGATATTCCAGTATATTACTTGGCTTTCTGACGATGAATATCATCGTATTGGCAGTCCAGTAGTTGGTAAAGACGGAAAACCAGTTTGGCGAGTTGCACCATCACCACACGGTCGCTATTGGGAAGAAGGAATGAAGGTTGGTTATCAAGATGCTGGGAGTTGGACTATTCCTTCCAATATTAGAGATAAACACCGTGCTATGACTTGGCTTTGGATTCAATTCTGTATTTCAAAATCCGTTAGTGTAAAAAAATTCCTGGTAGGTGGAACTCCAACTAGAAAATCAACTGTTTTTCATCCTTATCTTACAGCTAACTCAGCTGAATATGGAGGCGTGATTGAATTTTATCGGAGTCCTGAAGAAAAAAAATGGACGGATTCAGGGCTCAATGTGCCTCACTATCCAGCCCTATCAGGCCTTTGGTGGATAAATATAGCCAGCGCTATCACAAAAGAAAAAACACCGCAGCAAGCTATGACAAACCTTGCTATGCAACAAGATGAGGTCATGAGTAAACTTAAACTGGCTAAATTTAGTCCAAAATTAGCGGAAGTTAAAGACCGTAAGTATTGGTTAGATCAGCCCGGTGCCCCTAAGCAGGAATTGCCAGAAGAAACACCTAAAACTGTACCGTATGATGAACTTATCCAACAATGGACTAAATAAATAGCTTGAAGGAGGA
It includes:
- a CDS encoding carbohydrate ABC transporter substrate-binding protein; translation: MYLLVLTPIGVFAEDNYDQTIEKWIKEFQPCALTEEEQRAELLWFRKIAESFRGKSIRTTAEDIKTHFWERDVLSKAFEEITGIRVDHVIMPEGDIVRTITEQMMTGRVMFDAYVNDSDLKGTHLRLNKIVVLSDYMKGEGKTYTDPYLDLDDYLNLEFGQDYDGNQLQIADQQFANLYWFRYDWFTDKKNKADFKAKYGYELGVPINWAAYEDIAEFFTGRNMTNPNGSVVKAYGHMDYAKPSPSLGWRFTDAWLSLAGAGDKGLPNGMPVDEWGIRVENKIPVGSTVERGGDLDGPAAVYALTKYLEWLKFAPPEAKELEWSDSGTVPARGDIAQMIFQYITWLSDDEYHRIGSPVVGKDGKPVWRVAPSPHGRYWEEGMKVGYQDAGSWTIPSNIRDKHRAMTWLWIQFCISKSVSVKKFLVGGTPTRKSTVFHPYLTANSAEYGGVIEFYRSPEEKKWTDSGLNVPHYPALSGLWWINIASAITKEKTPQQAMTNLAMQQDEVMSKLKLAKFSPKLAEVKDRKYWLDQPGAPKQELPEETPKTVPYDELIQQWTK